A stretch of Campylobacter volucris DNA encodes these proteins:
- a CDS encoding molybdopterin molybdotransferase MoeA: MQSYEDSLKSLKQAINSYEKIEKIALTECLDRILATDIIALKDYPEIPTSAMDGYAIKFKDQDENLKIIGEVPAGIFPSFNLKDKECVKTFTGSLMSEGSDTLIPIEKIEVKENTLIIKEKVNKGFAVRKIGESYKKGEILLKKGTKINYSEIALLAELGYFHISVFIKPIIGVLSSGSEIKDLGESLDNLAQIRSSNHVAIANMAKKLNCDVRIFPLLKDDKEKTNSTLKQALNSCDILITTGGVSMGDFDFLKQAIKDYQIIIDKVNIKPGKHIKIAKCEEKFIFALPGFPYSAMVMFNLYVRELLNAWLLQEKDYVFKAFLNTDYKKKSQHLEFVACNIEFKDGKIYANLKGKKEGSSAIINNLNNKAALMIVNDDIKENDLVDILLMP; this comes from the coding sequence ATGCAATCTTATGAAGATAGTTTAAAAAGTTTAAAACAAGCTATAAATTCTTATGAAAAGATAGAAAAAATAGCGCTAACAGAGTGCTTAGATAGAATTTTAGCAACAGATATCATAGCTTTAAAAGATTATCCTGAAATTCCAACTTCAGCTATGGATGGATATGCTATAAAATTTAAAGATCAAGATGAGAATTTAAAGATCATAGGAGAAGTACCAGCAGGAATTTTTCCTAGTTTTAATTTAAAAGATAAAGAATGTGTTAAAACCTTTACGGGTTCATTGATGAGTGAAGGAAGTGATACTTTAATACCTATAGAAAAAATAGAAGTAAAAGAAAATACTTTAATTATAAAAGAAAAAGTTAATAAAGGCTTTGCTGTAAGAAAAATAGGAGAAAGCTATAAAAAAGGTGAAATTTTACTAAAAAAAGGCACTAAAATAAATTATAGCGAGATAGCACTTTTAGCAGAGCTTGGATATTTTCATATAAGTGTATTTATAAAACCTATAATAGGAGTTTTAAGCAGCGGTAGTGAGATAAAAGATCTTGGAGAAAGCTTAGACAATCTTGCTCAAATCCGCTCCTCAAATCATGTAGCCATAGCAAATATGGCAAAAAAATTAAATTGTGATGTTAGAATTTTTCCACTTTTAAAGGATGATAAAGAAAAAACAAATTCAACTTTAAAACAAGCACTAAATTCTTGCGATATTTTAATAACCACAGGCGGAGTTTCTATGGGTGATTTTGACTTTTTAAAACAAGCTATAAAAGATTATCAAATCATCATAGATAAAGTAAATATCAAACCTGGCAAACACATAAAAATAGCTAAATGTGAAGAAAAATTTATCTTTGCTTTGCCAGGTTTTCCATATTCAGCTATGGTGATGTTTAATCTTTATGTAAGAGAATTGCTAAATGCTTGGCTTTTACAAGAAAAAGACTATGTATTTAAAGCATTTTTAAATACTGATTATAAGAAAAAAAGCCAACATTTAGAATTTGTAGCTTGCAATATAGAATTTAAAGATGGAAAAATTTATGCAAATTTAAAAGGCAAAAAAGAAGGCTCAAGTGCCATCATAAACAACCTAAACAACAAAGCTGCACTTATGATAGTAAATGATGATATAAAAGAAAATGATTTAGTAGATATACTTTTGATGCCTTAA
- a CDS encoding molybdopterin synthase catalytic subunit, with amino-acid sequence MFQLYNGALDINQIYTKWYEFSKNQNCGALITFCGIVRAEDNISALSFDIYEPLLKNWFEKWCEKVKNDNITLMFAHSIGEVKVHESSYFAGVLSKQRKLGLKLINDFVEDFKASAPIWKYDIINGEKIYAKERSLKLKGAGILKD; translated from the coding sequence ATGTTTCAATTATATAATGGAGCTTTAGATATAAATCAAATTTATACAAAATGGTATGAATTTTCCAAAAATCAAAATTGTGGAGCTTTAATAACATTTTGTGGCATAGTAAGAGCTGAAGATAACATAAGTGCTCTAAGTTTTGATATATACGAACCTTTGCTTAAAAATTGGTTTGAAAAATGGTGTGAAAAAGTAAAAAATGATAATATAACTTTAATGTTTGCTCATTCTATTGGCGAAGTTAAGGTGCATGAGAGTTCTTATTTTGCCGGAGTTTTAAGCAAACAAAGAAAGCTAGGCTTAAAACTTATAAATGATTTTGTAGAAGATTTTAAAGCTAGTGCTCCTATATGGAAATATGATATTATAAATGGAGAAAAAATTTATGCAAAAGAGCGTTCTTTAAAACTTAAAGGCGCAGGAATTTTAAAGGATTAA
- a CDS encoding molybdopterin synthase, small subunit yields MIKVEFLGPINKDSIELDVKNLKQLKEILQKDKSLKEWLELCAISLNDEMLFDENASFKDGDKICLLPPVCGG; encoded by the coding sequence ATGATAAAAGTAGAATTTTTAGGGCCAATAAATAAAGATAGTATAGAACTTGATGTAAAAAATTTAAAACAATTAAAAGAAATTTTACAAAAAGATAAAAGTCTAAAAGAATGGCTAGAACTTTGTGCCATATCTTTAAATGATGAAATGTTGTTTGATGAAAATGCAAGTTTTAAAGATGGAGATAAAATTTGCTTACTTCCTCCAGTATGTGGAGGTTAA
- a CDS encoding multicopper oxidase family protein has product MDRRMFLKLNMLSLASITSLYAMKDHSNHKMNNINNFNNINTSFINLENPNIKLLQEKYFPKNEKLQKLKLLENKSKKRGFFKSIIEIKESEIEIIKGKKTKFFTYNGLTPGPKIEVYEGDTVEILVKNNLNEPTTIHWHGLDIPPEQDGNPHDPIMPKQERIYKFKIKEGSAGTYWYHPHPHYITSKQVYKGLAGVFVVKAKQDALSHLKEQDWMISDLRLDENAQIPDNNLFDWLNGREGEFVLINGQFKPKITINQEQRIRIYNSCSARYLNLHIKDAEFILVGTDGGLIEKPVKMQNLFLAPASRVEVIIKANKGEFKLESLYYNRDKMMVKEKPKNIFLANIKIEETINNIPEKLRTINSLDKATSFKKIIFSEDHMKMHNISKKTSEEIKQNLASMFLINGNVFDMHRIDLISKIGEIEEWTIINDSHMDHNFHIHGTQFELISSTINNKTIKPNFKALQDTINIKPKEIIKLKMVQNFTGIRMFHCHILEHEDLGMMGILKIEN; this is encoded by the coding sequence ATGGACAGAAGAATGTTTTTAAAACTAAATATGTTAAGTCTAGCTAGTATTACTAGCTTATATGCAATGAAAGATCATTCAAATCACAAAATGAATAATATAAATAACTTTAATAATATAAACACTTCTTTTATAAATTTAGAAAATCCTAATATAAAATTATTACAAGAAAAATATTTTCCAAAAAATGAAAAATTACAAAAACTAAAATTATTAGAAAACAAAAGTAAAAAAAGAGGTTTTTTTAAATCAATTATAGAAATTAAAGAAAGTGAGATAGAGATTATAAAAGGTAAAAAAACAAAATTTTTTACTTACAATGGATTAACCCCTGGTCCGAAAATAGAAGTTTATGAAGGAGATACTGTAGAAATTTTAGTTAAAAATAATTTAAATGAACCAACAACTATACACTGGCATGGACTTGATATACCACCAGAACAAGATGGAAATCCTCATGATCCAATAATGCCAAAACAAGAAAGAATTTATAAATTTAAAATAAAAGAAGGTTCTGCTGGAACATATTGGTATCATCCTCACCCTCATTATATAACATCAAAACAAGTTTATAAAGGATTAGCGGGTGTATTTGTAGTAAAAGCAAAACAAGATGCATTATCTCATTTAAAAGAACAAGATTGGATGATTAGCGATTTAAGACTTGATGAAAATGCACAAATTCCTGATAATAATTTATTTGATTGGCTAAACGGAAGAGAAGGTGAATTTGTATTAATAAATGGACAATTTAAACCAAAAATAACAATAAATCAAGAACAAAGAATAAGAATATATAATTCATGTTCAGCTAGATATTTAAATTTACATATAAAAGATGCAGAATTTATATTGGTTGGAACAGATGGTGGATTAATAGAAAAACCTGTAAAAATGCAAAATTTATTTTTAGCGCCTGCTTCAAGAGTCGAAGTAATAATAAAAGCTAACAAAGGTGAATTCAAGCTAGAAAGTTTATATTATAATAGAGATAAAATGATGGTAAAAGAAAAACCTAAAAATATATTTTTAGCAAATATAAAAATAGAAGAAACTATAAACAATATACCAGAAAAATTAAGAACAATAAATTCATTAGATAAAGCTACTAGTTTTAAAAAAATAATTTTTAGCGAAGATCATATGAAAATGCACAACATAAGTAAAAAAACTTCAGAAGAAATAAAACAAAATTTAGCTTCAATGTTTTTGATAAATGGAAATGTATTTGACATGCATAGAATAGATTTAATATCAAAAATTGGAGAAATAGAAGAATGGACTATAATAAATGATTCTCATATGGATCATAATTTTCATATACATGGAACACAATTTGAATTAATATCTTCTACAATAAATAATAAAACCATTAAACCTAATTTTAAAGCTTTGCAAGATACAATAAATATAAAACCAAAAGAAATAATAAAATTAAAAATGGTTCAAAATTTCACAGGTATAAGAATGTTTCATTGTCATATATTAGAACATGAAGACTTAGGAATGATGGGAATTTTAAAAATAGAAAATTAA
- the nspC gene encoding carboxynorspermidine decarboxylase has translation MQIKNHLNENFTTPAYVIEEDKLRKNCELLVKVGEKSGAKILLALKGFAFSGTMGIVGEYLSGCTCSGLWEAKFAKEFMDKEIHTFSPAFKDNEIDEIIKLSNHLVFNSFNQFRRYKEKAKIKSIGLRVNPEISIAPKEIYNPCGRYSRLGIKIDDFKNEDLGNVDGLHFHALCEESADSLELVLNAFESKFAKYIKKMKWVNFGGGHHITKQGYDVEKLINLCKNFSDKYGVQVYLEPGEAVGWQCGTLVASVVDIIKNEKDIAILDTSSEAHMPDTIIMPYTSEILDAKILSNRNGEKYNELLKDEFAYLLGGNTCLAGDIMGEYAFKDKLKIGQKIVFLDQAHYSIVKNTTFNGIKLPNLMLLTKENKLVMVREFSYEDYSKRN, from the coding sequence ATGCAAATTAAAAATCATTTAAATGAGAATTTTACTACACCTGCTTATGTTATAGAAGAAGATAAATTAAGAAAAAATTGCGAACTTTTAGTTAAAGTAGGTGAAAAAAGTGGTGCAAAAATTTTACTGGCATTAAAAGGTTTTGCTTTTTCAGGAACTATGGGTATAGTTGGTGAGTATTTATCAGGATGCACTTGTAGTGGCCTTTGGGAAGCAAAATTTGCAAAAGAATTTATGGATAAAGAAATCCACACTTTCTCTCCTGCTTTTAAAGATAATGAAATAGATGAGATTATAAAGCTTTCAAATCATTTAGTATTTAATTCTTTTAATCAATTTAGAAGATATAAAGAAAAAGCAAAAATAAAAAGTATAGGATTGCGTGTAAATCCTGAAATTTCTATAGCTCCAAAAGAAATTTATAATCCTTGTGGAAGATATTCAAGACTTGGTATAAAAATAGATGATTTTAAAAATGAAGATTTAGGTAATGTAGATGGTTTGCATTTTCATGCTTTATGTGAAGAAAGTGCTGATTCTTTAGAGCTTGTTTTAAATGCTTTTGAATCTAAATTTGCAAAATATATAAAAAAAATGAAATGGGTAAATTTTGGCGGTGGTCATCATATAACTAAGCAAGGTTATGATGTAGAAAAACTTATAAATCTTTGTAAGAATTTTTCTGATAAATATGGAGTGCAAGTATATCTTGAACCAGGGGAAGCTGTTGGATGGCAATGTGGTACTTTAGTAGCAAGTGTAGTAGATATAATAAAAAATGAAAAAGATATAGCTATTTTAGATACTTCAAGTGAAGCTCATATGCCAGATACTATAATAATGCCTTATACTAGTGAAATTTTAGATGCAAAAATTTTATCAAATCGTAATGGTGAAAAATATAATGAGTTATTAAAAGATGAATTTGCATATTTACTTGGTGGCAATACTTGTTTAGCAGGAGATATAATGGGGGAATATGCTTTCAAAGATAAGCTTAAAATAGGTCAAAAGATAGTATTTTTAGATCAGGCTCATTATTCTATAGTAAAAAATACTACTTTTAATGGCATAAAGCTTCCAAATTTAATGCTTTTAACTAAAGAAAATAAACTTGTTATGGTTAGAGAATTTTCTTATGAAGATTATTCAAAAAGAAACTAA
- a CDS encoding formate dehydrogenase subunit gamma, with translation MYKVLLAFFTCLNFLLAEEAFAPKNTQIWDEQRVLNITHYENFGALWTKLQGEYIASAVFVILLVVISAFALHYMVIGPKKFSHDGKKIYAFSLFERLFHFVAAISWIILVPTGLVMIFGSYFGGGFFVRMCKNLHGIATILFIISIIPMLVCWIKRMLPASYDLKWMMMVGGYLSKEKKPVPAGKFNFGQKSWYYIAVFGGFMMITTGAFMFFLDFNSSSLQSIFGISHIDILRISAIIHNILGILCAVFFAIHIYMAVFAIKGSIHSMINGYKEEEEVYILHHYWYKELSEKKQINPTFTSDFEVKNNL, from the coding sequence ATGTATAAGGTTTTGCTGGCTTTTTTTACCTGTTTAAATTTTTTGTTAGCTGAAGAAGCTTTTGCTCCAAAAAATACACAAATTTGGGACGAGCAACGCGTGTTGAATATAACTCATTATGAGAATTTTGGTGCTTTATGGACAAAACTTCAAGGTGAGTATATAGCAAGTGCAGTATTTGTGATACTTCTTGTGGTGATATCAGCATTTGCTTTACATTATATGGTTATAGGGCCGAAGAAATTTTCTCACGATGGAAAGAAAATTTATGCTTTTTCTTTGTTTGAAAGATTGTTTCATTTTGTCGCTGCTATATCTTGGATCATTCTTGTGCCAACAGGTTTGGTTATGATTTTTGGATCTTATTTTGGAGGTGGATTTTTTGTAAGAATGTGTAAAAATTTACACGGCATTGCTACGATTTTATTTATCATTTCTATCATTCCTATGCTTGTGTGTTGGATTAAAAGAATGCTTCCTGCAAGCTATGATCTAAAATGGATGATGATGGTTGGTGGCTATTTAAGCAAAGAAAAAAAGCCCGTTCCAGCAGGTAAATTTAATTTTGGACAAAAATCATGGTATTATATAGCAGTTTTTGGTGGTTTTATGATGATAACCACTGGTGCTTTTATGTTTTTTTTAGATTTTAATTCTTCATCTTTACAATCAATTTTTGGAATTTCTCATATAGATATTTTAAGAATTTCAGCAATCATCCATAATATTTTAGGAATTTTATGCGCGGTATTTTTTGCTATACATATTTATATGGCTGTATTTGCGATTAAAGGTAGCATACATTCTATGATCAATGGTTATAAAGAGGAAGAAGAAGTTTATATTTTACATCATTATTGGTATAAAGAATTAAGCGAAAAAAAACAAATCAATCCTACTTTTACTAGTGATTTTGAAGTAAAAAACAATCTTTAA
- a CDS encoding TorD/DmsD family molecular chaperone has protein sequence MIEDIDLSRKYFYEFFSKVFNFIDENEFNIWHKQLLILAKSPLDESLVSDFNKLCECDFTQLKAEQNAVFFDFSYVNVPISASFYDEGRDDGKMKLQACEIIRKSKFRKKEECRQSEDEFGFLFAFMASVIEYDLKIAQQLFRFVINPVIDEFIQKLQIHKNSNLYICIANIMKVFFANERAYLEIQAPIKKEGKSIADEALARLPYEPRLPTKFSKINIEELSKL, from the coding sequence ATGATTGAAGATATAGATCTTTCTCGTAAATACTTTTATGAATTTTTTTCCAAGGTTTTTAATTTTATAGATGAAAATGAATTTAATATCTGGCATAAGCAACTTTTAATTTTAGCTAAAAGTCCATTAGATGAGAGTTTGGTAAGTGATTTTAACAAACTATGTGAATGCGATTTTACTCAACTTAAAGCCGAACAAAATGCTGTGTTTTTTGATTTTTCTTATGTTAATGTTCCTATAAGTGCTTCTTTTTATGATGAAGGAAGAGATGATGGCAAAATGAAACTACAAGCTTGTGAAATTATAAGAAAAAGTAAATTTAGAAAAAAAGAAGAATGCAGACAAAGCGAGGATGAATTTGGATTTTTATTTGCTTTTATGGCTAGTGTTATAGAATATGATTTAAAAATAGCTCAGCAGTTGTTTCGCTTTGTGATTAATCCTGTGATCGATGAATTCATACAAAAATTACAAATTCATAAAAATTCTAATCTTTATATTTGTATAGCAAATATTATGAAAGTTTTTTTTGCAAATGAAAGAGCTTATCTTGAAATTCAAGCTCCTATTAAAAAAGAAGGCAAAAGTATTGCTGATGAGGCATTAGCGCGCTTGCCATACGAACCACGACTTCCTACTAAATTTAGTAAAATTAATATCGAAGAGCTTAGTAAGCTTTGA
- a CDS encoding twin-arginine translocation signal domain-containing protein, translated as METNQRRDFLKKSLKIGALGVVAGASVNALAKDDYQEQNTVVLGKSTKKEVLYKKTMHWEKYYKIAY; from the coding sequence ATGGAGACTAATCAAAGAAGAGATTTTTTAAAAAAATCTTTGAAGATTGGTGCTTTAGGTGTGGTAGCTGGTGCAAGTGTAAATGCTTTAGCTAAGGATGATTATCAAGAGCAAAATACCGTAGTTTTGGGAAAAAGCACTAAAAAAGAAGTGCTTTATAAAAAAACTATGCACTGGGAAAAATACTACAAAATAGCGTATTAA
- a CDS encoding formate dehydrogenase subunit alpha, whose amino-acid sequence MALARRNFLKLAGIAGLGSAAFGSENKAIRNASEEEIANPYPDSKIVRTICSICSAGCGIKAEVQDGVWVRQENAIEHPISQGSHCCKGIDQIDLTKSKQRIKYPMKKENGKWVRLTWEQAIDEIGDKMLQIRKENGPDSVMFLGSAKFNNQQAYYFRKFAAFWGTNNIDHVARIUHSATVAGVANTWGYGAMTNHFGDVTKHSKMMIIFGANTAVANPIGFKHLLQAKDRNNAKLVVVDPVFTKTAVHADEYVRIRPGTDIALVYGMLHLIFKNGWEDKEIIKTRTYGVEEIKAEAAKWTPEVVEDVTGVSAAQLEKITRMLATIKPATLFWALGITQHSVGSSNTRILAILQLVLGNIGKPGAGTNIIRGHDNVQGATDMGCLADTLPAYYGLKDDAWDHFANFWNVDREYLNSRFYSKEWMHEKGFSLAKWWQGVLHEEKTYSNSPIRVLWVQGTGITSMAHTVKIQEALKKLDMIVIAEPFVNEVAVLADRPDGIYIIPACTQFETEGYVTATNRAMQWRSQVVKPIYESKEDQEIMFAFAKKFGFYKEYTRGMKMQLKDHKLVQIKDDADDTFIWPDDATREMSNGLLSIGLRGISAQRLRKHQQNWEHFDPDTQRGLGGDVKGEYYGLPWPCWDEKHPGTSIMWNTDIPYEEGGMGFRNRFGLEHDGHSQLADESFTPKGCKVKGGYPQITKANIEQVFNIKLSDKEKELMGASWSTDISGIILEKCREKSACCLGNARARMKVWEFADPIPLHREPIHSPRWDLVKKYPTWGDQEKNFRVESKFISEQQKTDWSKEFPTIISSMRLVNLSGAGMLERTSKYLAAITPEMFANVHPELALKYGINDGDMMWIHSPQGTKIKVKCVHNQSVTPDRICLPYNFAGIMQGVDLSYNYPEGTKPYTIGESSNTVTNYGFDINTQISEFNAGLCRLEKA is encoded by the coding sequence ATGGCATTAGCAAGAAGAAATTTTCTTAAGCTTGCTGGTATTGCTGGTCTTGGAAGCGCTGCATTTGGTAGTGAAAATAAAGCTATTAGAAATGCTAGTGAAGAAGAGATTGCCAATCCTTATCCAGATTCTAAGATTGTTAGAACAATTTGTAGTATCTGTAGTGCAGGCTGTGGAATCAAAGCAGAAGTGCAAGATGGTGTTTGGGTGCGTCAAGAAAATGCTATAGAGCATCCTATTTCTCAAGGATCTCATTGCTGTAAGGGGATAGATCAAATCGATCTTACAAAATCTAAACAGCGTATTAAATATCCTATGAAAAAAGAAAATGGCAAGTGGGTTCGTTTAACTTGGGAACAAGCTATCGATGAAATTGGCGATAAAATGCTTCAAATACGCAAAGAAAATGGACCAGATAGTGTGATGTTTTTAGGCTCTGCTAAATTTAATAATCAACAAGCTTATTATTTTAGGAAATTTGCAGCCTTTTGGGGAACAAACAATATAGATCACGTTGCTAGAATTTGACACAGCGCAACAGTCGCCGGTGTGGCGAATACATGGGGTTATGGCGCTATGACAAATCATTTTGGTGATGTAACAAAACATTCAAAAATGATGATTATTTTTGGAGCAAATACTGCTGTAGCTAATCCTATTGGATTTAAACATTTATTACAAGCAAAAGATCGTAATAATGCAAAATTAGTTGTTGTAGATCCTGTTTTTACAAAAACTGCTGTGCATGCAGATGAGTATGTAAGAATTCGTCCAGGAACTGATATAGCGTTAGTTTATGGTATGCTTCATTTGATATTTAAAAATGGTTGGGAAGATAAAGAAATCATCAAAACTAGAACTTATGGAGTAGAAGAAATCAAAGCAGAGGCTGCTAAATGGACTCCTGAAGTTGTAGAAGATGTTACAGGTGTTAGTGCTGCTCAACTTGAAAAAATCACAAGAATGCTAGCAACAATTAAACCAGCAACTTTGTTTTGGGCTTTGGGTATTACTCAGCATTCAGTAGGTAGTTCAAATACAAGAATTTTAGCGATTTTACAACTTGTTTTGGGAAATATTGGCAAACCAGGTGCAGGAACAAATATCATTAGAGGTCATGATAATGTTCAAGGTGCTACTGATATGGGTTGTTTGGCTGATACTTTGCCAGCATATTATGGATTAAAAGATGATGCATGGGATCATTTTGCTAATTTTTGGAATGTAGATAGAGAATATTTAAATTCAAGATTTTATTCCAAAGAATGGATGCATGAGAAAGGATTTTCACTAGCAAAATGGTGGCAAGGTGTATTGCATGAGGAAAAAACTTATTCTAACTCACCTATTAGAGTTCTTTGGGTTCAAGGAACGGGTATTACTTCTATGGCACATACTGTAAAAATTCAAGAAGCACTTAAAAAACTTGATATGATAGTAATTGCTGAACCTTTTGTTAATGAAGTAGCGGTTTTAGCTGATCGTCCTGATGGAATTTATATCATTCCAGCATGTACTCAATTTGAAACCGAAGGCTATGTTACAGCTACAAATCGTGCTATGCAGTGGCGTTCTCAAGTGGTAAAACCAATTTATGAAAGCAAAGAAGATCAAGAGATTATGTTTGCTTTTGCTAAAAAATTTGGTTTTTATAAAGAATACACTCGCGGTATGAAAATGCAATTAAAAGATCATAAGCTTGTGCAGATAAAAGATGATGCAGATGATACTTTCATATGGCCTGATGATGCTACAAGAGAGATGAGTAATGGGCTTTTAAGTATAGGATTAAGAGGAATTTCAGCTCAGAGATTAAGAAAACATCAGCAAAATTGGGAGCATTTTGATCCTGATACTCAAAGAGGCTTAGGCGGTGATGTTAAGGGTGAATATTATGGGTTACCATGGCCTTGTTGGGATGAAAAACACCCAGGGACTTCTATCATGTGGAATACAGATATTCCTTATGAAGAAGGTGGTATGGGCTTTAGAAATCGTTTTGGTTTAGAACACGATGGACATTCTCAATTAGCAGATGAAAGCTTTACTCCAAAAGGTTGTAAAGTAAAAGGTGGTTATCCACAAATTACTAAAGCAAATATAGAACAAGTTTTTAATATCAAGCTTAGTGATAAAGAAAAAGAATTAATGGGTGCTAGTTGGAGCACTGATATTTCAGGTATTATCCTTGAAAAATGTAGAGAAAAAAGCGCTTGTTGTTTAGGTAATGCTAGAGCTAGGATGAAAGTTTGGGAATTTGCTGATCCTATTCCTTTACATAGAGAACCTATACATTCACCGCGTTGGGATTTGGTGAAAAAATATCCTACTTGGGGTGATCAAGAGAAAAACTTTAGGGTAGAAAGTAAATTTATTAGCGAACAGCAAAAAACAGATTGGAGTAAAGAATTTCCAACTATTATTTCAAGTATGCGTTTAGTAAATTTAAGTGGAGCAGGTATGCTTGAAAGAACGAGCAAATATCTTGCGGCTATTACTCCTGAAATGTTTGCAAATGTTCATCCAGAGCTTGCTTTAAAATATGGCATTAATGATGGAGATATGATGTGGATTCATTCTCCACAAGGCACAAAAATCAAAGTAAAATGTGTTCATAATCAATCAGTTACTCCAGATAGAATTTGCTTGCCTTATAATTTTGCAGGTATTATGCAAGGGGTGGATTTAAGTTATAATTATCCAGAAGGAACTAAACCTTATACCATAGGTGAAAGTTCAAATACTGTGACAAATTATGGTTTTGATATTAACACGCAAATTTCTGAATTTAACGCAGGACTTTGCAGACTTGAGAAAGCTTAA
- the fdh3B gene encoding formate dehydrogenase FDH3 subunit beta, with protein MARMKFYVDNNRCISCFACQVACSSAHEVPVGINRRKVITLNEGIEGKEFSTTLACQHCTDAPCAQVCPVKCFYIRADGIVLHDKKTCIGCGYCLYACPFGAPQFPRDGAFGIKGEMDKCTMCAGGPEPTNSYEERELYGQNRIAEGKVPMCAAVCSTNALLVGDAAEVSAMYRKRVMLKGQNLGLDAK; from the coding sequence ATGGCTAGAATGAAATTTTATGTAGATAATAATCGTTGTATTTCTTGCTTTGCTTGTCAAGTGGCTTGCTCAAGTGCTCATGAAGTTCCAGTTGGGATAAACAGAAGAAAAGTGATCACTTTAAATGAGGGTATTGAAGGAAAAGAATTTTCTACAACCCTTGCTTGTCAGCATTGCACTGACGCACCATGTGCGCAAGTGTGTCCTGTGAAATGCTTTTATATCAGAGCTGATGGTATAGTTTTGCATGATAAAAAAACTTGTATAGGTTGTGGGTATTGTCTTTATGCATGTCCTTTTGGAGCTCCACAATTTCCAAGAGATGGCGCTTTTGGTATCAAAGGAGAAATGGATAAATGCACCATGTGTGCAGGTGGTCCTGAGCCTACTAATTCTTACGAAGAAAGAGAACTTTATGGGCAAAATCGTATCGCAGAAGGTAAAGTGCCTATGTGTGCAGCAGTTTGTTCTACTAATGCACTTTTGGTTGGTGATGCAGCTGAGGTAAGTGCGATGTATAGAAAAAGAGTTATGCTAAAAGGACAAAATTTAGGACTTGATGCAAAATAA
- a CDS encoding ModE repressor domain protein — MKKLMEEIQNNLDKDNKLPCVKALQILKKYSKQDFANAILELNIKISDCELGQFGSLEKTFAKSEIFEILEPLLDQKNRIECKYALEKTKNFDMKEVRATLKDYKIDIKYCELGCFKEKKGKKFNVKSKIWIENPDGKLLFGKGKTDILELIGEHGSIAKAAKILGISYKKAWLYIQDLQVNMKEELIVAKKGRGEESGSKLTPRAYELIKNYKILQQDVEEFTNKRFKELFFKKNEKNK, encoded by the coding sequence ATGAAAAAACTTATGGAAGAAATTCAAAATAATCTTGATAAAGATAACAAGCTTCCTTGTGTCAAAGCTTTACAGATACTAAAAAAATACTCAAAACAAGATTTTGCAAATGCTATTTTAGAACTTAATATTAAAATTTCAGATTGTGAGCTTGGGCAGTTTGGATCTTTAGAAAAAACTTTTGCTAAAAGTGAAATTTTTGAAATTTTAGAGCCATTATTAGATCAAAAAAATCGTATAGAGTGTAAGTATGCTTTAGAAAAAACTAAAAATTTTGATATGAAAGAAGTGAGAGCTACTTTAAAAGATTATAAAATTGATATTAAATATTGTGAATTAGGATGTTTTAAAGAAAAAAAAGGTAAAAAATTTAATGTAAAAAGTAAAATTTGGATTGAAAATCCTGATGGAAAATTGCTTTTTGGAAAAGGCAAAACAGATATTTTAGAACTTATTGGAGAACATGGGAGTATCGCTAAAGCTGCTAAAATTTTGGGTATTAGCTATAAAAAAGCTTGGCTTTATATACAAGATTTGCAAGTAAATATGAAAGAAGAATTGATTGTTGCAAAAAAAGGAAGAGGGGAAGAATCAGGAAGTAAATTAACCCCAAGAGCCTATGAATTGATTAAAAATTATAAAATTTTACAACAAGATGTAGAAGAATTTACAAATAAGCGTTTTAAAGAATTATTTTTCAAAAAAAATGAAAAAAATAAATAA